From Streptomyces sp. 6-11-2, one genomic window encodes:
- a CDS encoding acyl-CoA carboxylase subunit beta: MTVLEETTGEPADARGRVAELHGIRAQAVAGPSEKATAAQHAKGKLTARERIELLLDPGSFQEVEQLRRHRASGFGLESKKPYTDGVITGWGTVEGRTVFVYAHDFRIFGGALGEAHATKIHKIMDMAIAAGAPLVSLNDGAGARIQEGVSALAGYGGIFQRNTKASGVIPQISVMLGPCAGGAAYSPALTDFVFMVRETSQMFITGPDVVKAVTGEEITQNGLGGADVHAETSGVCHFAYDDEETCIAEVRYLLSLLPQNNRENPPRVESADPVDRRSEVLLDLVPADGNRPYDMVKVIEEIVDDGEYLEVHERWARNIICALARLDGQVVGIIANQPQVLAGVLDIEASEKAARFVQMCDAFNIPIVTLLDVPGFLPGVDQEHGGIIRHGAKLLYAYCNATVPRISLILRKAYGGAYIVMDSQSIGADITYAWPTNEIAVMGAEGAANVIFRRQIAGAEDPEAMRQKMVKEYKAELMHPYYAAERGLVDDVIDPADTREVLVKSLAMLHAKHADLPSRKHGNPPQ, from the coding sequence ATGACCGTTTTGGAAGAGACGACGGGTGAGCCGGCGGACGCGCGCGGGCGGGTCGCCGAGCTGCACGGGATCCGTGCGCAGGCGGTGGCGGGCCCCAGCGAGAAGGCGACCGCGGCACAGCACGCCAAGGGCAAGCTGACCGCGCGGGAGCGGATCGAACTGCTCCTGGACCCGGGCTCCTTCCAGGAGGTCGAGCAGCTGCGCCGGCACCGGGCGAGCGGCTTCGGACTCGAGTCCAAGAAGCCGTACACCGACGGTGTGATCACCGGCTGGGGCACGGTGGAGGGCCGGACGGTCTTCGTCTACGCCCACGACTTCCGTATCTTCGGCGGCGCGCTGGGCGAGGCCCACGCCACGAAGATCCACAAGATCATGGACATGGCCATCGCGGCCGGTGCCCCGCTGGTCTCCCTCAACGACGGCGCCGGCGCCCGGATCCAGGAGGGCGTCTCCGCCCTGGCCGGATACGGCGGCATCTTCCAGCGCAACACCAAGGCCTCCGGGGTCATCCCGCAGATCAGCGTGATGCTCGGCCCGTGCGCCGGCGGCGCCGCCTACAGCCCCGCGCTGACGGACTTCGTGTTCATGGTCCGCGAGACCTCGCAGATGTTCATCACCGGCCCGGACGTGGTCAAGGCGGTCACCGGCGAGGAGATCACCCAGAACGGCCTGGGTGGCGCGGACGTGCACGCCGAGACCTCCGGTGTGTGCCACTTCGCCTACGACGACGAGGAGACGTGCATCGCCGAGGTGCGCTACCTCCTGTCCCTGCTCCCGCAGAACAACCGGGAGAACCCGCCGCGGGTGGAGTCGGCCGACCCGGTCGACCGCCGCTCCGAGGTCCTGCTCGACCTGGTCCCGGCCGACGGCAACCGGCCCTACGACATGGTCAAGGTCATCGAGGAGATCGTCGACGACGGCGAGTACCTGGAGGTCCACGAGCGCTGGGCGCGGAACATCATCTGCGCTCTGGCCCGTCTGGACGGTCAGGTCGTCGGCATCATCGCCAACCAGCCCCAGGTCCTGGCGGGTGTCCTGGACATCGAGGCCAGCGAGAAGGCCGCCCGCTTCGTACAGATGTGCGACGCCTTCAACATCCCCATCGTCACTCTTCTGGACGTACCCGGCTTCCTGCCCGGCGTCGACCAGGAGCACGGTGGAATCATCCGGCACGGCGCCAAGCTGCTCTACGCCTACTGCAACGCCACCGTGCCGAGGATCTCGCTGATCCTGCGCAAGGCGTACGGAGGTGCCTACATCGTCATGGACAGCCAGTCGATCGGGGCCGACATCACCTACGCCTGGCCGACGAATGAGATCGCCGTGATGGGCGCCGAGGGCGCGGCCAACGTCATCTTCCGCCGTCAGATCGCCGGGGCCGAAGACCCCGAGGCCATGCGGCAGAAGATGGTCAAGGAGTACAAGGCCGAGCTGATGCACCCCTACTACGCGGCCGAGCGCGGCCTGGTGGACGACGTCATCGACCCGGCGGACACCCGCGAGGTCCTGGTCAAGTCCCTGGCGATGCTGCACGCGAAGCACGCCGACCTGCCCTCCCGCAAGCACGGCAACCCCCCGCAGTAA
- a CDS encoding YceI family protein, with protein MGIFGRKNDTAGTTAAPAAVNPDLAALTGDYTIDPAHSTLGFVARHAMVTNVKGKFNDFTGSLHLDGTDPAASTASIDVKMDSIDTGSADRDGHLKSADFFKTEEFPQMTFRSTKAEAVGGDDYRITGDLTILGVTKQLTIELEFNGSAKDPFGNERVGFEGKAEILRSEWGLTWNAALETGGVLVSDKIKLNFDISAVKNV; from the coding sequence ATGGGCATCTTCGGCCGCAAGAACGACACCGCCGGCACCACCGCCGCCCCGGCCGCCGTGAACCCCGACCTGGCCGCGCTCACCGGCGACTACACGATCGACCCGGCCCACTCCACGCTCGGCTTCGTCGCGCGGCACGCCATGGTCACGAACGTCAAGGGCAAGTTCAACGACTTCACCGGCAGCCTGCACCTGGACGGCACCGACCCCGCCGCGTCCACCGCGTCCATCGACGTCAAGATGGACAGCATCGACACGGGCTCCGCGGACCGCGACGGCCACCTGAAGAGCGCGGACTTCTTCAAGACCGAGGAGTTCCCGCAGATGACCTTCCGCTCCACCAAGGCGGAGGCCGTGGGCGGCGACGACTACCGCATCACCGGCGACCTGACCATCCTCGGCGTGACCAAGCAGCTCACCATCGAGCTGGAGTTCAACGGCTCCGCCAAGGACCCGTTCGGCAACGAGCGCGTCGGCTTCGAGGGCAAGGCCGAGATCCTGCGCTCGGAGTGGGGCCTGACCTGGAACGCGGCCCTGGAGACCGGTGGCGTCCTGGTCTCCGACAAGATCAAGCTGAACTTCGACATCTCGGCCGTCAAGAACGTCTGA